A genomic segment from Panthera tigris isolate Pti1 chromosome A1, P.tigris_Pti1_mat1.1, whole genome shotgun sequence encodes:
- the TGDS gene encoding dTDP-D-glucose 4,6-dehydratase isoform X1, with amino-acid sequence MSAAGRAEPLGPPGSFAKRLLVTGGAGFIASHVIVSLVQDYPNYMIINLDKLDYCASLKNLETISNKQNYKFIQGDICNSHFVKLLFETEKIDIVLHFAAQTHVDLSFVRAFEFTYVNVYGTHVLVSAAHEARVEKFIYVSTDEVYGGSLDKEFDESSPKQPTNPYASSKAAAECFVQSYWERYKFPAVITRSSNVYGPHQYPEKVIPKFISLLQHNRKCCIHGSGLQTRNFLYATDVVEAFLTVLKKGKPGEIYNIGTNFEMSVLQLAKELIQLIKETNSESEMENWVDYVNDRPTNDMRYPMKSEKIHGLGWRPKVPWKEGIKKTIDWYRENFHNWKNAEKALEPFPVQPPFV; translated from the exons ATGTCGGCTGCGGGCAGGGCGGAGCCCTTGGGTCCTCCCGGCAGCTTTGCGAAGCGGCTCTTGGTGACCGGGGGTGCTGGTTTCAT CGCATCACATGTGATTGTCTCTTTAGTACAAGATTATCCGAACTATATGATCATAAATCTAGACAAG CTGGATTACTGTGCAAGCTTGAAGAATCTTGAAACCATTTCtaacaaacaaaactacaaatTTATACAG GGTGACATATGTAATTCTCACTTTGTGAAACTGctttttgaaacagagaaaatagatATAGTGCTACATTTTGCTGCGCAAACACATGTAG atCTTTCATTTGTACGTGCCTTTGAGTTTACATATGTTAATGTCTATGGCACTCATGTTTTGGTAAGTGCTGCTCATGAAGCCAGAGTGGAGAAATTTATTTACGTTAGCACAGATGAAGTGTATGGAGGCAGTCTTGATAAG gaatttgACGAATCTTCACCCAAACAACCTACAAATCCGTATGCATCATCTAAAGCAGCTGCTGAGTGTTTTGTACAGTCTTACTGGGAACGATATAAA TTTCCAGCTGTCATCACACGAAGCAGTAATGTTTACGGACCACATCAATATCCAGAAAAG gttattccaaaatttatatctTTACTACAACACAACAGGAAATG cTGCATTCATGGATCAGGGCTTCAAACGAGAAATTTCCTTTATGCTACCGATGTAGTAGAAGCATTTCTCACTGTCCTCAAGAAGGGGAAACCAGGTGAAATTTATAACATCGGAACCAATTTTGAAATGTCAGTTCTCCAGCTTGCCAAAGAACTAATACAACTG ATCAAAGAGACCAATTCAGAGTCTGAAATGGAAAACTGGGTGGATTATGTTAATGATAG accTACCAATGACATGAGATATCCAATGAAGTCAGAAAAAATACATGGTTTAGGATGGAGACCCAAAGTGCCttggaaagaaggaataaaaaagacaa ttGACTGGTACAGAGAGAATTTTCACAACTGGAagaatgcagaaaaggcattggAACCCTTTCCAGTACAACCACCATTTGTATAG
- the TGDS gene encoding dTDP-D-glucose 4,6-dehydratase isoform X2: protein MSAAGRAEPLGPPGSFAKRLLVTGGAGFIASHVIVSLVQDYPNYMIINLDKGDICNSHFVKLLFETEKIDIVLHFAAQTHVDLSFVRAFEFTYVNVYGTHVLVSAAHEARVEKFIYVSTDEVYGGSLDKEFDESSPKQPTNPYASSKAAAECFVQSYWERYKFPAVITRSSNVYGPHQYPEKVIPKFISLLQHNRKCCIHGSGLQTRNFLYATDVVEAFLTVLKKGKPGEIYNIGTNFEMSVLQLAKELIQLIKETNSESEMENWVDYVNDRPTNDMRYPMKSEKIHGLGWRPKVPWKEGIKKTIDWYRENFHNWKNAEKALEPFPVQPPFV from the exons ATGTCGGCTGCGGGCAGGGCGGAGCCCTTGGGTCCTCCCGGCAGCTTTGCGAAGCGGCTCTTGGTGACCGGGGGTGCTGGTTTCAT CGCATCACATGTGATTGTCTCTTTAGTACAAGATTATCCGAACTATATGATCATAAATCTAGACAAG GGTGACATATGTAATTCTCACTTTGTGAAACTGctttttgaaacagagaaaatagatATAGTGCTACATTTTGCTGCGCAAACACATGTAG atCTTTCATTTGTACGTGCCTTTGAGTTTACATATGTTAATGTCTATGGCACTCATGTTTTGGTAAGTGCTGCTCATGAAGCCAGAGTGGAGAAATTTATTTACGTTAGCACAGATGAAGTGTATGGAGGCAGTCTTGATAAG gaatttgACGAATCTTCACCCAAACAACCTACAAATCCGTATGCATCATCTAAAGCAGCTGCTGAGTGTTTTGTACAGTCTTACTGGGAACGATATAAA TTTCCAGCTGTCATCACACGAAGCAGTAATGTTTACGGACCACATCAATATCCAGAAAAG gttattccaaaatttatatctTTACTACAACACAACAGGAAATG cTGCATTCATGGATCAGGGCTTCAAACGAGAAATTTCCTTTATGCTACCGATGTAGTAGAAGCATTTCTCACTGTCCTCAAGAAGGGGAAACCAGGTGAAATTTATAACATCGGAACCAATTTTGAAATGTCAGTTCTCCAGCTTGCCAAAGAACTAATACAACTG ATCAAAGAGACCAATTCAGAGTCTGAAATGGAAAACTGGGTGGATTATGTTAATGATAG accTACCAATGACATGAGATATCCAATGAAGTCAGAAAAAATACATGGTTTAGGATGGAGACCCAAAGTGCCttggaaagaaggaataaaaaagacaa ttGACTGGTACAGAGAGAATTTTCACAACTGGAagaatgcagaaaaggcattggAACCCTTTCCAGTACAACCACCATTTGTATAG